The stretch of DNA AAGGAGAACAACGTGCGGCCCGAGTCGTCGGCCCAGGGGGGGACCGCCGGAACCTCCGCGGCGGCGAGCTCCTGGGTGAAGGCGTGCTCTTCGACGATCGCCTCGTCGGACCACCGGTGGGGGCGGTAGAACTTGGCCACCAGGGGCTCCCCGCCTTCCACGCCCACCTGGTAGACCCGGTTCTCGTAGCTGTTGAGGGCCAGGAGCCTCCCGTCGCACGCGAACCCGGCGCTCTCCACGGCATCGAGCACCCGTTCAGGGGATAGCCCCGCGTAGGGGGCGCAGACCTCTCTTGGCTTCACGGCTTCTTCCCCGGAAAAAGGAAAACGCCCGGGCAAGCGAGCCCGGGCGCACAGGGTATAGGAGGGGAGACGGGCAGCGGGACGTCAGTTGGTGGCGATGATCTCGCGGAGCTTTTCTTCGAGGGTGACCTCGTCCCCGGGCTTGTAGCCCACGTGGGTGAAGGCGATCCTCCCCTGCTTGTCGATGAGCACCGTGGTCGGGAGGATGCTCCCCTCGTACTGCTTCATCACCGACAGTTGCTTGTCGACCACAGTGGGGTAGGTCACCTTGAAGCTCTGGGTGGCCAGGAACCGCTCGACGCGCTTGAGGATGAAGGCGTCCACGTTCATGCCCACCACCAGCAGGTCGTCCGGGTAGCGGTTGTGGAGATCGATGAGGGCGGGGATGGCCTGCACGCAGG from Thermodesulfobacteriota bacterium encodes:
- a CDS encoding TlpA disulfide reductase family protein, yielding MRHLVRWAAILCLVAFPPLAGAGSVGGAAPVFTAPLLKGGDFNLSEHLGKKVILLDWWSINCVPCVQAIPALIDLHNRYPDDLLVVGMNVDAFILKRVERFLATQSFKVTYPTVVDKQLSVMKQYEGSILPTTVLIDKQGRIAFTHVGYKPGDEVTLEEKLREIIATN